The following nucleotide sequence is from Peribacillus sp. ACCC06369.
GATGGTCGTCACAACGGTAAATGCCTGTTCCGGTATCAGTTTGCTTAATAATGCCCCAAGTGATACAACGATTGTTGATGTAAACAAGGCATTGCTTGGAACAGCCTGTTTATTTAATTTTTCCAGTTTAGCAGGGGCTTCGCCACTCCTGCTTAACGTATAGAGTATTCGGCTTGTTGAAAATAAACCGCTGTTGCATGCAGAAGCAGCAGATGTCAAAACGACGAAGTTGATGATCCCTGCAGCTACAGGAATGCCGATTAACGCAAAGACCTCTACAAATGGGCTGCTCGTGGAATCCAGTTGAGTCCATGGGTTGACGCAGAGAATGACGAATATGGCACCCACATAGAAAAGTAAAATCCGGACAGGGATTTTATTGATGGCAGACGGAATGTTCTTTCTCGGGTTCGCCGTTTCTGCTGCGGAAACCCCGACCAATTCGACACCTACAAAGGAGAAGACGACCAACTGTAAAGATAACAGGAATCCGGAAATGCCATTGGGGAACATGCCTCCATGATTCCATAGGTTCGTTAGGGAAACCGTTCCGGTATTGGTATTGAAGCCGATGATCAATAAGATGATACCTACGATGATCAAGGCGATGATCGTGATTACTTTAATGATGGCAAACCAGAATTCCAATTCGCCAAATAACTTAACGGTCAATAGGTTCAATCCTAACAGGGTGACCAGGCATATTAGAGCCGGAATCCATTGAGGGATATCGAACCAGTATTGTATATAGACACCGACAGCTATGATATCGGCCATTGCGGTCATGATCCAACAGAACCAATAGGTCCAACCGGTCACGAAGCCAGCCCATGGACCGACATATTCGGTTGCGAATTCAGTGAATGACGTATACCCTGCATTGGATAAGAGCAATTCGCCTAGGGCCCTCATCACAAAAAACAAAGCAATCCCTATTATCAGATAGGAGAAGATGATGGATGGACCTGCCAATTGTATGGCTTTTCCGGATCCTAAAAATAAACCGGTACCAATTGTTCCTCCTATTGCAATCAGTTGTACATGACGATTTTTTAAATCTCTTTTTAATTCCTGTTTAGCCAATTTGTACGCCCCCGTCTTTTATGGTCTTGATAGTGAATGATTTCAAACCTGCTTGGTCTTGGAGAGAGGGACGTGATTTTTCGCCCAGCTTGCATTTCCCAATGGTTTTTTTCACGAGTGTTGTTTCCGCCAATCACAAAGTGGACAATAAAAAAAGAGATTGGATAATACCAATCTCTTAAAGGGTTCAGAATAACAATTTATCATTCGTTACTCTTCTGTCCTTTTGCCTGAGATTGTGAATCCTTCGGCGCTGCATCTTGTACAGTCTCTCCAGAAGCTGCTCCTGCTATAGTGTCATCCATAGCGTTCATCGCTTGCTTGTATGCGGTTGTGTGAAAATGTCAGTCAGTGATAATCTTCCACTGCTAAATCATTCATTATACTTATAAAATAATATTGGAATTCTATCATTTATTTTTTCGGAGGTCAACAAATTTTTGCATTTACAACACTTCTTGAAATGGTTTAAATTTTTATAAACATTCACTTGCGAAGGTTTGAATGGGCTCCAATCAGAAGTGATTGTTTCCTGCTCTTTTTGTACTATCACTATTATAAAATACTGATCATCACTTTTTTAAAATGATAATTTTTGATTGGGAATATCAACAAGATATTTTTGGCAACTGTTTATTTGAAAAATACATTTGTATTTTTACAGAATATTTACTATTATAAGATAAGAAAACAAAATTAAAGTGTTATGCAAATGATTAGGATAAAGCATTTTTAACCGCAATAATAATAGAGAGTCGATTGGTGGAAAGGATATTAATATCATTGCCGCTAATATTGCATCTGGGGGAGTTAAACATGTCAAATAAGGAATTAAAGAGAGGGCTGGAGGCACGTCATATTCAAATGATAGCCTTGGGCGGAACCATCGGGGTTGGGTTATTCATGGGATCGGCGAGCACGATCAAATGGACTGGGCCCTCTGTCATGCTCGCTTATGCCATCGCAGGTATATTTATATTTTTCATCATGCGCTCTATGGGGGAGATGCTATATTTAGAACCGACTACAGGTTCTTTTGCAACCTTTGCGAGCAGCTATATACATCCTTTGGCTGGTTATATGACTGCTTGGAGCAATTGGTTTCAATGGGTAATCGTCGGAATGTCCGAAATCATCGCCGTTGGAATGTATATGCAGTATTGGTTCCCGGAGTTACCAGCTTGGATACCAGGTGTGGTCGCCATGATCATCTTGGGGGCGGCAAACCTCATTTCCGTAAAATCTTTCGGGGAATTTGAGTTTTGGTTTGCGCTTATAAAAATAATTACGATTGTATTGATGATCATTGCCGGTTTTGGCCTTATTTTCTTTGGCATAGGGAATGGGGGGGATGCGATTGGATTATCGAATCTTTGGGCAAATGGCGGCTTCTTTACGGGAGGTTGGACAGGATTCTTCTTTGCGCTTTCCCTTGTCGTGGCTTCCTATCAAGGCGTTGAGCTTATCGGCATCACAGCCGGAGAAGCGAAAGATCCAACAAAGACCGTAACAAAAGCGATCCAATCAATCATATGGCGCATTCTAATTTTCTATATTGGCGCTATCTTCGTCATCGTGACGGTTTATCCTTGGGATAAACTGGATGACATCGGAAGTCCATTCGTTTCAACCTTTGCTAAAATCGGTATCACTGCAGCGGCAGGCATCATTAACTTTGTCGTAATCACTGCCGCAATGTCTGGATGCAACAGTGGGATTTTCAGTGCAGGGCGTATGCTTTACACTCTAGCATTGAATGGCCAAGCTCCTAAAATCTTTGCAAAAGTATCTAAAAATGGAGTGCCGGCATATTGTACGATAGCTGTATTATTAGGATTGGGCATCGGGGTTATCCTGAATTACCTTGCACCCCCGCAATTATTCCTTTATGTGTACAGTGCGAGTGTTTTACCCGGGATGATTCCATGGTTTGTCTTACTTATCAGTGAGCTTAAATTCAGAAAGGTAAATGCTGTTGAAATGGAAAAACATCCGTTCAAAATGCCGTTGGCCCCTTACAGTAACTATGCGACAATTGCCTTTTTACTGATGGTGCTGGTTGGTATGTGGGTCAATCCGAGTACCCGGATTTCCTTGATTGTCGGGATCGTTTTCCTAGTCTTGGTCGCAGCGAGTTATTACCTGCTGAAAATGGATAAACGAACTCCATTGGAAGTTAAATCCGATGATGAGATTTCTGGATAAGGTACGAAAGCATAAAGCGTTAAAATACTTTTTAAAAAGCCCTTCTCTTGATCGAGAGGGGCTTTTTTTTTGCCTTTGTGGATCAATTGTTGGAAATCACGAGTAAATGCGTGGAAATCACGAGTGAACCTGCGATGAAGCATTTTCTAGAAAATACTCCAAATGAAAATGCAGCAATTTGGCACCAATCCATAGGGGTCGCTGGTCGTTCGGACCCAAATGAAACGGCTTTTTATTATCGGGATGCCATCATCGCCCGGGAGTATCTGGCTACATGGACCAATCCAGAAGAAGAGCGTGAAAACATCCAGTGGATCAAGGAACTTAAATGCGCTTTGGCTTCATATACTACCGGTGACTACGTGAATTGGCCGGATACTCTCATCAAAAATTGGCCAACTGCGTACTATGGAGAAAAATTCAAACGGCTTCGAGAAGTGAAAACGAGGTATGTAAGATCCATACAATACGTTTAAGTTCCCTCAAAGCATACCCCCATTAAATAAGTGGTGTTGAAAAGGCTTGGTTGGACCAAAAACATCCGTTATAAAAAGGCCTATTCCTAAATTTGGATATAGGCCTCTTTCATCTTGTTTTGAATCAATTAATCGAGATAATACCCAAAATCACTCTGCTTGCGGAGCTTGTACTGTACTGTAAACCTGATTTACGGAAGATTGGGCTTGTGCGATTTCTTGAGCAGCTTGTTTAATGGCTTCTTGTGCCAAAGTTGGATCAGAGGAAGATTTTTCTATTGCTTGTGAAAGTAAGGTTTGCGTAAGGGTAACGTTTGCTTTTGCTTGATTTAATTGATTGATATCAATTTGTTGTTGAGGCATGTAGTTTCTCTCCTTATGTCATAATTTGAATTACTCCATTAGGATGACCCTTCTTTTCTTTTTTATAAGGAGAAAAAATATATAACGTAGACAGGAAGGACTGAAACTGCCAAGTCCATTGGGATA
It contains:
- a CDS encoding amino acid permease, whose product is MAKQELKRDLKNRHVQLIAIGGTIGTGLFLGSGKAIQLAGPSIIFSYLIIGIALFFVMRALGELLLSNAGYTSFTEFATEYVGPWAGFVTGWTYWFCWIMTAMADIIAVGVYIQYWFDIPQWIPALICLVTLLGLNLLTVKLFGELEFWFAIIKVITIIALIIVGIILLIIGFNTNTGTVSLTNLWNHGGMFPNGISGFLLSLQLVVFSFVGVELVGVSAAETANPRKNIPSAINKIPVRILLFYVGAIFVILCVNPWTQLDSTSSPFVEVFALIGIPVAAGIINFVVLTSAASACNSGLFSTSRILYTLSRSGEAPAKLEKLNKQAVPSNALFTSTIVVSLGALLSKLIPEQAFTVVTTISAICFIWVWSIILISHIKYSKTRPDLRAASTFKAPFTPFINYVILGLFLFILIVMLFAEATRLSLLMTPIWFILLVILYNYQKKR
- a CDS encoding amino acid permease, which translates into the protein MSNKELKRGLEARHIQMIALGGTIGVGLFMGSASTIKWTGPSVMLAYAIAGIFIFFIMRSMGEMLYLEPTTGSFATFASSYIHPLAGYMTAWSNWFQWVIVGMSEIIAVGMYMQYWFPELPAWIPGVVAMIILGAANLISVKSFGEFEFWFALIKIITIVLMIIAGFGLIFFGIGNGGDAIGLSNLWANGGFFTGGWTGFFFALSLVVASYQGVELIGITAGEAKDPTKTVTKAIQSIIWRILIFYIGAIFVIVTVYPWDKLDDIGSPFVSTFAKIGITAAAGIINFVVITAAMSGCNSGIFSAGRMLYTLALNGQAPKIFAKVSKNGVPAYCTIAVLLGLGIGVILNYLAPPQLFLYVYSASVLPGMIPWFVLLISELKFRKVNAVEMEKHPFKMPLAPYSNYATIAFLLMVLVGMWVNPSTRISLIVGIVFLVLVAASYYLLKMDKRTPLEVKSDDEISG